One window from the genome of Amycolatopsis sp. NBC_01480 encodes:
- the mdlC gene encoding benzoylformate decarboxylase — protein sequence MLIREMAHEVMRRQGLDTVFGNPGSNELPFLTGLPDSFRYVLGLHEGAVVGMADGYAQATGRPVLVNLHAASGSGNAMGALTNAVYSRSPLVVVAGQQVRPAIGAEAILSNVDAAQLAKPLVGWAAEPSCAGDVPRSLSQAIFEARLRRCPTYLSVPYDDWAAETEPGAEAVLARTVRRSAYPSPAEVEALAADLRAARRPALVLGGDLDSDGHFDAVTALAERLETPVWAAPSLFRLPFPNRHPLFRGVLPAGIAPIADALADHDLVLVLGAPVFRYHEYLPGEHLRPGVRLVQVTDDASAAARAPIGEALVTDPGAVIQGLLGLLPERPQKRWEHTIPAVPADGTGALLHPEQVFAALRDTQPPDTGYVVESTSTNGSWWRQMDLRRPGSYYFPAAGGLGFGIPAAVGVALAEPDRPVVGVIGDGSANYGITGLWTAAQWRLPITYVLLRNGTYGALEWFAGLLGTPDVPGTTIPGLDFTATARGYGVDATHAEDLAQLRALLAEPVDGPRLIQVDTAVTTPA from the coding sequence GTGCTGATCCGCGAGATGGCGCACGAGGTGATGCGGCGGCAGGGACTCGACACCGTCTTCGGGAACCCCGGCTCGAACGAGCTGCCGTTCCTGACCGGGCTGCCGGACTCGTTCCGCTACGTGCTCGGCCTGCACGAGGGGGCCGTGGTCGGGATGGCCGACGGTTACGCCCAGGCGACCGGCCGCCCGGTGCTGGTGAACCTGCACGCCGCGTCCGGCTCGGGCAACGCGATGGGGGCGCTGACCAACGCCGTGTACAGCCGGTCCCCGCTGGTGGTCGTCGCCGGTCAGCAGGTGCGCCCGGCGATCGGCGCGGAGGCCATCTTGTCCAATGTGGACGCCGCGCAGCTGGCCAAGCCGCTGGTCGGCTGGGCCGCCGAGCCGAGCTGCGCGGGCGACGTCCCGCGTTCGCTGAGCCAGGCGATCTTCGAGGCGCGGCTGCGGCGTTGTCCCACTTACCTTTCCGTGCCGTACGACGACTGGGCGGCCGAGACGGAACCGGGCGCGGAAGCGGTCCTCGCCCGCACCGTCCGGCGGTCCGCGTACCCCAGTCCCGCCGAGGTCGAGGCGCTGGCCGCCGACCTGCGCGCGGCCCGGCGGCCGGCCTTGGTGCTCGGCGGTGACCTCGACAGCGACGGCCACTTCGACGCGGTGACCGCACTCGCGGAACGGCTCGAGACACCGGTCTGGGCGGCGCCGTCGCTGTTCCGGCTGCCGTTCCCGAACCGGCACCCGCTGTTCCGGGGCGTGCTGCCCGCCGGGATCGCGCCGATTGCCGACGCGCTGGCCGATCACGACCTCGTGCTGGTGCTGGGCGCCCCGGTGTTCCGGTACCACGAATACCTGCCGGGTGAGCACCTGCGCCCCGGCGTCCGGCTGGTGCAGGTCACCGACGACGCCTCGGCCGCGGCCCGCGCCCCGATCGGCGAGGCCCTCGTCACCGACCCCGGTGCGGTGATCCAAGGCCTGCTCGGACTTCTGCCGGAGCGCCCGCAAAAGCGTTGGGAGCACACGATTCCGGCGGTACCGGCCGACGGGACCGGCGCGTTGCTGCATCCCGAGCAGGTCTTCGCCGCCCTGCGCGACACGCAGCCGCCGGACACCGGTTACGTGGTGGAATCCACCTCCACCAACGGCTCCTGGTGGCGGCAGATGGACCTGCGCCGCCCGGGCTCGTACTACTTCCCGGCGGCCGGCGGCTTGGGCTTCGGGATCCCCGCCGCGGTCGGCGTCGCACTGGCGGAGCCGGACCGGCCGGTGGTGGGCGTGATCGGCGACGGGTCCGCCAACTACGGCATCACCGGCCTGTGGACCGCCGCCCAGTGGCGCTTGCCGATCACGTATGTGCTGCTGCGCAACGGAACCTACGGCGCGCTGGAGTGGTTCGCCGGGCTGCTGGGCACGCCGGATGTGCCGGGCACGACCATTCCTGGGCTGGACTTCACCGCGACCGCGCGTGGTTATGGCGTCGACGCCACGCATGCGGAGGATCTGGCCCAGTTGCGTGCGCTGCTGGCTGAGCCGGTGGATGGGCCGAGGCTTATCCAGGTCGACACTGCCGTCACCACTCCCGCCTGA
- a CDS encoding LysR family transcriptional regulator, translating into MADFDLNLVRVFVLLYETRSVTGTATALHVSQPTVSYGLGKLRRRFDDVLFHRSRDGLVPTALADRLYEPLQHSLAGIEQAVEPASSFDPGTARARFTIGLSDLGEASLLPLLVGPLRALAPGVSLSIRPLDLADSPRQLERGEIDAFVATPVVSAPQIRRHALFAEGYLAMVADDHPRVHGPAISKAQLRAEGHVLVESPSGHIGPRLALATLDLLDRVVLEVAKFSVVPYLIQQSELVAIVPELAGRAYAASHPVRLVKLPIALEPLEIALYARPERSRSPAERWLVEFLQQKLSSPPGARPGKP; encoded by the coding sequence ATGGCTGACTTCGATCTCAACCTGGTCCGGGTCTTCGTCCTGCTCTACGAAACCCGCAGCGTCACCGGCACCGCGACGGCCCTGCACGTCAGCCAGCCGACCGTGAGCTACGGGCTGGGCAAGCTGCGCCGCCGGTTCGACGACGTGCTGTTCCACCGCAGCCGCGACGGCCTGGTGCCGACCGCGCTCGCGGACCGGCTGTACGAACCGCTGCAGCACTCGCTCGCCGGGATCGAGCAGGCCGTCGAGCCGGCGTCCTCGTTCGACCCCGGCACGGCGCGGGCCCGGTTCACCATCGGCCTGTCCGACCTGGGCGAGGCGTCGTTGCTGCCCCTGCTGGTCGGTCCGCTGCGCGCGCTCGCACCCGGGGTGTCCCTGTCGATCCGCCCGCTGGACCTCGCCGACTCGCCGCGGCAGCTCGAGCGCGGCGAGATCGACGCGTTCGTCGCGACCCCGGTCGTGTCCGCGCCACAGATCCGCCGGCACGCGCTGTTCGCCGAGGGCTACCTCGCCATGGTCGCCGACGACCACCCGCGCGTGCACGGCCCCGCGATCAGCAAAGCGCAACTGCGCGCCGAAGGGCATGTGCTGGTCGAGAGCCCGTCCGGCCACATCGGCCCCAGACTCGCGCTGGCGACCCTCGACCTGCTCGACCGGGTCGTGCTGGAGGTCGCCAAGTTCTCCGTGGTGCCGTACCTGATCCAGCAGTCCGAACTCGTCGCCATCGTCCCGGAACTCGCCGGTCGCGCCTACGCCGCCAGCCACCCCGTGCGCCTGGTGAAGCTGCCGATCGCGCTGGAGCCGCTGGAGATCGCGCTCTACGCGCGTCCCGAACGATCCCGCTCCCCCGCCGAGCGCTGGCTGGTCGAGTTCCTGCAGCAGAAACTCAGCTCGCCACCAGGGGCCAGGCCCGGCAAACCTTGA
- a CDS encoding TIM-barrel domain-containing protein has translation MHRRLAYAAAGLVLAGTVVAPAAADSLSSVSVPRGPDSPGYQLRINTARLGISVSRGGEQVLRTASDAFTFDGGVATRVRSVSRDGATVVAEADSTAGRPVTLRITPRPDRFDLSWSVGGLAAGQRATHFDLATSGYWYGGGETSEGKAQPYPLSAGVVDEPEFSPASYMMQEPYFFTSKSVGLYVRTAQPMKVALAGGRADLTVTNSAEYTSTVFVESSRRAVYDDYIGEVGKPAKSDATDAEFKSPLWNSWAQYYRDIDQDKVLSWARDLKNVGVAGHTVQLDDKWESNYGNLTFDAKTFPDPKKLADDIHAMGQKFGLWTTFWVNLDSANYAYARDHGYLVHAKGNTSTPCTVTWWNGTAGIIDLGNPQARDWYTGNLRKLMADYGVDGFKFDTRFFDDRCATTGSLTPQDYQKLGADMTDAFDQQGAGIRTHWGNQHYGFVIRAVDADTSWDGLRTSLRRASAISADGYPFVETDMIGGSNSMPPPTREVLVRWAQAASLMPLMYASTSPVSTVDTTTGKTVVYPADTAKLYADAVQTHAKLAGYLKTQVQQAVADGTPIMRPVYFDFPTDHRFDTIDDEWLLGPALLAAPMITAGTARDITLPAGLWFDPHTKRIETGGRTLHNYPAPLDTSPMFVRVGAPGWTDLVRDLTR, from the coding sequence GTGCATCGACGACTGGCGTACGCGGCAGCCGGGCTGGTCCTCGCGGGAACCGTCGTGGCCCCCGCCGCCGCGGATTCGCTCTCGTCCGTCTCGGTGCCGCGAGGCCCCGATTCCCCCGGCTACCAGCTGCGCATCAACACCGCCCGGCTGGGGATCAGCGTTTCGCGCGGCGGTGAGCAGGTGCTGCGCACGGCGTCGGACGCGTTCACCTTCGACGGCGGCGTGGCGACGCGGGTCCGGTCGGTCTCGCGGGACGGCGCGACCGTCGTCGCCGAGGCCGACAGCACCGCGGGCCGTCCGGTGACCCTGCGGATCACCCCGCGCCCGGACCGGTTCGACCTGAGCTGGTCGGTCGGCGGGCTCGCCGCCGGGCAGCGGGCGACCCATTTCGACCTGGCGACGTCCGGCTATTGGTACGGCGGCGGCGAAACCAGCGAAGGAAAAGCCCAGCCGTACCCGCTTTCCGCCGGCGTAGTCGACGAGCCGGAGTTCTCCCCGGCCAGCTACATGATGCAGGAGCCGTACTTCTTCACGTCGAAGTCGGTCGGCCTCTACGTGCGCACCGCGCAGCCGATGAAGGTCGCGCTGGCCGGCGGCCGCGCCGACCTGACCGTCACGAACTCCGCGGAGTACACCAGCACGGTCTTCGTCGAGTCGAGCCGCCGCGCGGTGTACGACGACTACATCGGCGAAGTGGGCAAGCCCGCCAAGAGCGACGCGACCGACGCCGAGTTCAAGAGTCCACTGTGGAATTCCTGGGCGCAGTACTACCGGGACATCGACCAGGACAAGGTGCTCTCGTGGGCGCGCGACCTGAAGAACGTGGGCGTCGCCGGGCACACCGTGCAGCTCGACGACAAGTGGGAGTCGAACTACGGCAACCTGACCTTCGACGCGAAGACCTTCCCGGACCCGAAGAAGCTGGCCGATGACATCCACGCGATGGGCCAGAAGTTCGGCCTGTGGACGACGTTCTGGGTCAACCTCGACTCGGCGAACTACGCCTACGCCCGTGACCACGGTTATCTGGTGCACGCCAAGGGAAACACGTCGACACCGTGCACGGTGACCTGGTGGAACGGCACCGCGGGCATCATCGACCTCGGCAACCCGCAGGCCCGCGACTGGTACACCGGCAACCTGCGCAAGCTGATGGCGGACTACGGCGTCGACGGCTTCAAGTTCGACACCCGCTTCTTCGACGACCGGTGCGCCACCACCGGGAGCCTGACCCCGCAGGACTACCAGAAGCTCGGCGCGGACATGACCGACGCGTTCGACCAGCAGGGCGCGGGCATCCGCACGCACTGGGGCAACCAGCACTACGGGTTCGTGATCCGGGCGGTCGACGCCGACACCAGCTGGGACGGCCTGCGCACCTCCCTGCGCCGCGCGTCGGCGATCTCGGCCGACGGCTACCCGTTCGTCGAGACGGACATGATCGGCGGGTCGAACAGCATGCCGCCGCCCACCCGCGAGGTGCTGGTCCGCTGGGCGCAGGCCGCGTCGCTGATGCCGCTGATGTACGCGTCGACTTCCCCGGTGAGCACGGTCGACACCACGACGGGCAAGACGGTCGTCTACCCGGCCGACACGGCGAAGCTGTACGCCGACGCGGTCCAGACCCACGCGAAACTGGCCGGTTATCTGAAAACCCAGGTGCAGCAGGCGGTCGCGGACGGCACCCCGATCATGCGCCCGGTGTACTTCGACTTCCCGACCGACCACCGCTTCGACACGATCGACGACGAGTGGCTGCTCGGCCCCGCTTTGCTGGCGGCACCGATGATCACCGCCGGCACCGCCCGCGACATCACCCTGCCCGCCGGGCTGTGGTTCGACCCCCACACCAAGCGCATCGAAACGGGCGGCCGCACCCTGCACAACTACCCGGCGCCGTTGGACACCTCGCCGATGTTCGTCCGGGTCGGCGCACCCGGCTGGACGGATCTCGTCCGGGATCTGACGCGCTGA
- a CDS encoding sensor histidine kinase: protein MTARARLTILYAALVLAAAALLTTLTYLLIRGNGGHRTSVIMLSPSPSGIPPLPPSIEAVTLTDFISQAAIALAVVTVLAAVLGWLVAGRVLRPIRTISATAHRLSAENLSERMPVTTPADELATLAGTVNGMLDRIQQGITDRDRVLASQRLFTANAAHELRTPLTTMRTAIDVTLDNQPGTEELLAMTADVRTAVEQSQRILDGLLALARSQAGVGLRHGVDLADLVATALDGVDFTVRADLRPALVCGEPVLLERMCGNLVENAVRHNCPGGRIEVTTGTTDDRAFLYIGNTGPLIPASTVDQLRAPFARGDGARIHTDRGIGLGLSIVDAVVIAHGGGLTLTARPGGGLQVAVHLPLGLNEGQRVRSRTRSVQPGAPTRTNIGEVSNGAG, encoded by the coding sequence ATGACCGCCCGCGCCCGGCTCACGATCCTTTACGCCGCACTGGTTCTCGCCGCCGCTGCGCTGCTGACCACGCTCACGTACCTGCTGATACGCGGAAACGGCGGCCATCGGACGTCGGTCATCATGCTCAGCCCCTCGCCGAGCGGGATCCCGCCACTGCCGCCGTCGATCGAGGCGGTCACCCTCACCGACTTCATCAGCCAGGCCGCGATCGCGCTCGCGGTGGTGACGGTGCTGGCCGCGGTCCTGGGCTGGCTGGTGGCCGGGCGGGTGCTGCGCCCCATCCGCACGATTTCCGCCACCGCCCACCGTCTCTCGGCGGAAAACCTGTCCGAGCGGATGCCGGTCACCACGCCCGCCGACGAACTCGCCACCCTCGCCGGCACCGTCAACGGCATGCTGGACCGCATCCAGCAGGGCATCACCGACCGCGACCGGGTTCTCGCGAGCCAGCGCCTCTTCACCGCCAACGCCGCCCACGAGCTGCGCACCCCGCTGACCACCATGCGCACCGCCATCGACGTCACCCTCGACAATCAGCCTGGTACGGAAGAACTCCTGGCCATGACCGCGGACGTCCGCACTGCTGTCGAGCAGAGCCAACGCATCCTGGACGGGCTGTTGGCACTGGCCCGCAGCCAGGCCGGGGTTGGCCTCCGCCACGGCGTCGACCTGGCGGATCTGGTGGCGACCGCCTTGGACGGCGTGGACTTCACGGTGCGGGCCGACTTGCGTCCTGCGCTGGTGTGCGGTGAACCTGTTCTGCTGGAACGGATGTGTGGGAATCTGGTCGAGAACGCTGTTCGGCACAACTGTCCGGGCGGCCGGATCGAGGTCACCACTGGTACCACGGACGACCGGGCTTTCCTGTATATCGGCAACACTGGCCCGTTGATCCCTGCGTCGACGGTCGACCAGCTCCGTGCCCCCTTCGCCCGCGGCGACGGCGCCCGCATCCACACCGATCGGGGCATCGGTCTGGGATTGTCTATTGTGGACGCCGTTGTGATCGCGCATGGGGGTGGGCTTACGCTGACGGCTCGGCCGGGTGGTGGGCTGCAGGTCGCCGTCCACCTTCCACTTGGCCTGAACGAGGGTCAGCGCGTCAGATCCCGGACGAGATCCGTCCAGCCGGGTGCGCCGACCCGGACGAACATCGGCGAGGTGTCCAACGGCGCCGGGTAG
- a CDS encoding response regulator transcription factor, producing MRVLLVEDERPLAKYVAAGLRKHGFAVDVAFDGRTALDKCVVTPYDVVVLDRDLPAVHGDAVCRELAERGVSRILMLTASGTVEDRVDGLTLGADDYLGKPFAFSELVARVRALSRRSAPATPPVLRAGDVVLDPARRTAERAGRLLPLTPKEFGVLEQLLAAGGVVVSAETLLDKVWDEHADPFTNAVRITVGTLRRKLGDPPLIETVPSAGYRTVP from the coding sequence ATGCGGGTGCTGCTGGTCGAGGACGAACGGCCGCTGGCCAAGTACGTCGCGGCCGGCCTGCGCAAACACGGGTTCGCCGTCGACGTCGCGTTCGACGGGCGCACCGCGCTGGACAAGTGCGTGGTCACGCCGTACGACGTCGTGGTGCTCGACCGGGATCTGCCTGCGGTGCACGGGGACGCGGTGTGCCGCGAACTCGCCGAGCGCGGGGTGTCGCGGATTCTGATGCTCACTGCGTCCGGCACGGTCGAGGACCGCGTCGACGGCCTGACGCTAGGCGCCGACGACTACCTGGGCAAGCCGTTCGCGTTCTCCGAGCTGGTCGCCAGGGTGCGGGCGCTGTCCCGCCGCAGCGCGCCCGCGACGCCGCCGGTCCTGCGCGCCGGCGACGTGGTCCTCGATCCCGCGCGACGCACCGCGGAACGCGCGGGCCGGCTCCTTCCCTTGACGCCCAAGGAGTTCGGTGTGCTGGAGCAGCTGCTCGCCGCCGGCGGGGTGGTGGTGAGCGCGGAAACGTTGCTGGACAAGGTGTGGGACGAGCACGCCGACCCGTTCACCAACGCTGTCCGGATCACCGTCGGCACCCTGCGGCGCAAGCTCGGTGACCCGCCGCTGATCGAGACCGTGCCGAGCGCCGGCTACCGGACCGTCCCATGA
- a CDS encoding serine hydrolase domain-containing protein, which yields MTTTRRSALGLLGASGALLATGAGSASGVTPTSTSADVRAIDQFVKEQAAQDQFSGSLLLLRRGRPVLARSYGRANHAAPNGPDTLFAMASVTKLFTAVAIAQLAQAGKISYTGTLGTYLSGFPAEIADTVRVHHLLTHTSDLGDTFTIPGYLAEALTWTDVDRVMNGTTDYIRRTSLAFAPGAGSRYSNAAYHLLGAIVAQVSGKSYYDYVREHVLRPAGMTTTDFYTRPHWHTDPRIAHPYAKQPSGGRADTIDQRLYVGTPSGDAFTTCADMARFALALQGSKLLDRVYTGITLGGKVPPPQPPGPAPGVPPVGFQCYGPVTLLVRDQWVTGHGGGAPGTSTDFQMYPDREWVTVILSNYDYDGGPPPAVVKTRDVLTA from the coding sequence ATGACCACAACACGACGATCCGCACTGGGCCTGCTCGGCGCCTCCGGGGCGCTGCTCGCCACCGGTGCCGGCTCGGCCTCCGGCGTCACCCCCACATCGACCTCCGCGGACGTGCGCGCGATCGACCAGTTCGTCAAGGAACAGGCCGCCCAGGACCAGTTCTCCGGCAGTCTCCTGCTGCTCAGGCGAGGACGCCCGGTGCTGGCCCGGTCCTACGGCCGCGCCAACCACGCCGCCCCCAACGGCCCGGACACCCTGTTCGCCATGGCCTCGGTGACCAAGCTGTTCACCGCGGTCGCCATCGCCCAGCTCGCGCAGGCCGGCAAGATCTCCTACACCGGCACGCTGGGCACCTACCTGAGCGGTTTCCCCGCCGAGATCGCCGACACCGTGCGGGTCCACCACCTCCTCACCCACACCTCCGACCTCGGCGACACCTTCACGATTCCCGGCTATCTGGCGGAAGCGCTCACCTGGACCGACGTCGACCGGGTGATGAACGGCACCACGGACTACATCCGGCGCACCTCGCTGGCGTTCGCACCGGGAGCCGGGTCCCGGTACAGCAACGCGGCGTACCACCTGCTCGGCGCGATCGTGGCGCAGGTTTCCGGAAAGTCCTATTACGACTACGTGCGCGAGCACGTGCTCCGCCCGGCCGGCATGACCACCACGGACTTCTACACCCGGCCGCACTGGCACACCGATCCCCGCATCGCGCACCCGTACGCGAAACAGCCGTCCGGCGGCCGCGCCGACACCATCGACCAGCGGCTGTACGTCGGCACTCCCTCCGGCGACGCCTTCACCACGTGCGCCGACATGGCGCGTTTCGCCTTGGCACTACAGGGTTCCAAGCTGCTCGATCGCGTGTACACGGGCATCACGCTGGGCGGCAAGGTACCGCCGCCGCAGCCGCCCGGCCCGGCGCCCGGGGTCCCGCCCGTCGGCTTCCAGTGCTACGGACCGGTGACGCTGCTGGTCCGCGACCAGTGGGTGACCGGGCACGGCGGCGGCGCCCCCGGCACGTCGACCGACTTCCAGATGTACCCCGACCGCGAATGGGTCACGGTGATCCTGAGCAACTACGACTACGACGGCGGGCCCCCGCCGGCCGTGGTGAAGACGCGCGACGTCCTCACCGCGTGA
- a CDS encoding cytochrome P450 codes for MSSPPEQLPSLAALSSPVLQPAPDWRALQESRAVVRVRTYAGDDAWLITRYAEIKELLMGSRVGRAHPDPANAPQFINSAILDEATGQSDYANEIADHHQLRAVLTPYFSRKRMAALEPAVSALVDEAVDALESHGPPADLMTVFANPLSMAVLCELIGIPAEERDELGPLLAAASMLGGDAEGLAPLEAVIERLVTLRRQDPRDDMISGACAAGLPDAEIANVIAGVIFGGRGVVNHLAFGVARLCSDHELRAAVTADPGLMPAAVEEMVRTASAGGVIMPHYAREDLDVDGVRIQTGDLVLLDLALANTDRRVFEEPDRIDLTRTSNQHLTFSFGIWHCVGAPLARMELRLAFSALLRRFPELRLVHPVSELSTPDDQLAGGLSALPVAW; via the coding sequence ATGTCGAGCCCCCCTGAGCAGTTGCCCAGTCTGGCCGCGCTGTCCTCGCCAGTGCTCCAGCCGGCGCCGGACTGGCGGGCGCTGCAGGAATCCCGCGCGGTGGTCCGGGTCCGGACCTACGCCGGCGACGACGCGTGGCTGATCACCCGGTACGCCGAGATCAAGGAACTGCTGATGGGCTCGAGAGTGGGGCGCGCGCATCCGGATCCGGCGAATGCGCCCCAGTTCATCAATTCCGCGATCCTCGACGAGGCCACCGGCCAGAGCGATTACGCGAACGAGATCGCCGATCACCATCAGTTGCGGGCGGTGCTCACGCCGTACTTCTCCCGCAAGCGGATGGCCGCGCTCGAGCCCGCGGTGTCGGCGCTCGTCGACGAAGCGGTGGACGCGCTCGAATCCCACGGCCCGCCGGCGGATCTGATGACGGTGTTCGCGAACCCGTTGTCGATGGCGGTCCTGTGCGAGCTGATCGGCATTCCCGCCGAAGAGCGTGACGAGCTGGGACCGCTGCTCGCCGCGGCGAGCATGCTGGGCGGCGACGCCGAAGGGCTGGCCCCGCTCGAGGCGGTGATCGAGCGGCTCGTCACCCTCCGGCGGCAGGACCCGCGGGACGACATGATCTCCGGCGCCTGCGCTGCCGGGCTGCCCGACGCCGAAATCGCCAACGTGATCGCCGGGGTGATCTTCGGGGGCCGCGGCGTCGTGAACCACCTCGCCTTCGGCGTCGCGCGGCTGTGCAGCGACCACGAACTCCGCGCGGCCGTCACCGCGGATCCCGGCCTGATGCCCGCCGCGGTCGAGGAGATGGTGCGCACCGCCAGCGCCGGCGGCGTGATCATGCCGCACTACGCGCGGGAAGACCTCGACGTCGACGGAGTCCGCATCCAGACCGGTGACCTGGTGCTGCTGGACCTGGCGCTGGCGAACACCGACCGGCGGGTGTTCGAGGAACCCGACCGGATCGACCTGACCCGCACGTCGAACCAGCACCTGACCTTCTCGTTCGGCATCTGGCACTGCGTCGGCGCGCCGCTCGCGCGGATGGAGCTGCGGCTCGCGTTTTCCGCGCTGCTACGGCGTTTCCCCGAGCTGCGCCTGGTGCACCCGGTGTCGGAACTGAGCACTCCGGACGATCAGCTCGCGGGAGGGTTGTCCGCTCTGCCCGTCGCTTGGTGA
- a CDS encoding APC family permease, with protein MPAPTSWIKRLVLGRPFRSDTLGETLLPKRLALPIFASDPLSSVAYATQEILLILSLGGLAFLHLAPWIGLAVVVLLTVVVLSYRQVVRAYPSGGGSYEVASRNLGSGAGLVVAGALMVDYIMTVAVSVAAGVDNIISAVPSLNDYRVGIDIGFIVVLMAMNLRGIRESGRAFAVPTYLFISGVMIMIALGIGRAVAGDTPVAESAGYGIRPEQAGLTGVALVFLLLRSFSSGCTALTGVEAISNGVPAFRKPKSLNAARTMTAMGTIAIVMFVGITVLALITHVRIAENTCDLIGFAGDCTTDPQRTVISQIAAAVFGGDHAVMFYFLQAMTALILILAANTAFNGFPLLASILAQDRFLPRQLRTRGDRLAFSNGIVALSVAAAVLIFAFDGSTTRLIQLYILGVFTSFTLCQAGMVRHWNRELATATSAAQRAGFQRSRLINALGAVLTAVVLVVVLITKFTHGAYLVVIAIPALYVLMRSIHRHYSHVREELLADDESELLPSRIHAAVLISTLHKPSQRAIAFARATRPDTLTAITVNVDDAETRALQRQWEQRDMKVPLKVVESPYREITRPVVAYVKNLRRLSPRDAVCVYIPEYVVGRWWENLLHNQSSLRLKGRLLFEPGIMVVSVPWQLRSTYRRDLQRVRPLPGDIRRGITPRR; from the coding sequence GTGCCGGCACCCACCTCATGGATCAAGCGGCTGGTCCTCGGCCGGCCGTTCCGCAGTGACACGCTCGGGGAGACGTTGCTCCCGAAACGTCTCGCGCTGCCCATTTTCGCCAGTGACCCGCTTTCGTCCGTGGCGTATGCGACGCAGGAGATCCTGCTGATCCTCAGCCTCGGCGGGCTGGCGTTCCTGCACCTGGCCCCGTGGATCGGGCTGGCGGTGGTGGTGCTGCTGACCGTGGTGGTGCTCTCGTACCGGCAGGTGGTGCGCGCCTACCCGAGCGGCGGCGGGTCGTACGAGGTGGCGTCACGCAACCTCGGCAGCGGCGCCGGGCTGGTCGTGGCCGGCGCGCTGATGGTCGACTACATCATGACCGTCGCGGTGTCGGTCGCGGCCGGGGTGGACAACATCATCTCCGCCGTCCCCTCGCTCAACGACTACCGCGTGGGCATCGACATCGGGTTCATCGTCGTGCTGATGGCGATGAACCTGCGCGGCATCCGCGAATCCGGCCGGGCCTTCGCCGTCCCGACGTACCTGTTCATCTCCGGTGTGATGATCATGATCGCGCTCGGCATCGGGCGGGCCGTGGCCGGGGACACGCCGGTGGCCGAGAGCGCCGGTTACGGCATCCGCCCCGAGCAGGCCGGCCTGACCGGCGTCGCGCTGGTGTTCCTGTTGCTGCGATCGTTTTCCTCCGGTTGCACGGCGCTGACCGGGGTGGAGGCCATCTCCAACGGCGTCCCGGCGTTCCGCAAGCCCAAGAGCCTCAACGCCGCGCGCACGATGACCGCGATGGGCACCATCGCCATCGTCATGTTCGTCGGGATCACCGTGCTGGCCCTGATCACGCACGTGCGGATCGCGGAGAACACCTGCGACCTGATCGGCTTCGCCGGCGACTGCACCACCGACCCGCAGCGCACCGTGATCAGCCAGATCGCCGCCGCGGTGTTCGGCGGGGACCACGCGGTGATGTTCTACTTCCTGCAGGCCATGACCGCGCTGATCCTGATCCTCGCCGCCAACACCGCGTTCAACGGATTCCCCTTGCTGGCCTCGATCCTGGCGCAGGACCGGTTCCTGCCCCGGCAGCTGCGCACCCGCGGCGACCGGCTCGCGTTCTCCAACGGCATCGTCGCGCTCTCGGTCGCGGCCGCGGTGCTGATCTTCGCGTTCGACGGGTCCACCACCCGGCTCATCCAGCTCTACATCCTGGGCGTGTTCACCTCGTTCACCTTGTGCCAGGCCGGAATGGTCCGGCACTGGAACCGCGAACTCGCCACCGCGACCAGTGCCGCACAGCGCGCCGGTTTCCAGCGTTCGCGGCTGATCAACGCGCTCGGCGCCGTGCTCACCGCGGTGGTGCTGGTCGTCGTCCTGATCACCAAGTTCACCCACGGCGCCTACCTGGTCGTGATCGCCATTCCCGCGTTGTACGTGCTGATGCGGAGCATCCACCGGCACTACAGCCACGTCCGCGAGGAGCTGCTGGCCGACGACGAGAGCGAGCTGCTGCCCAGCCGGATCCACGCCGCGGTGCTGATCTCGACCCTGCACAAACCCAGCCAGCGGGCCATCGCGTTCGCCCGCGCCACCCGGCCCGACACGCTGACCGCGATCACCGTCAACGTCGACGACGCCGAAACCCGCGCCCTGCAGCGGCAGTGGGAGCAACGTGACATGAAGGTCCCGTTGAAGGTGGTCGAATCGCCGTACCGCGAGATCACCCGGCCGGTGGTGGCCTACGTGAAGAACCTCCGCCGGCTCAGCCCCCGCGACGCCGTCTGCGTCTACATCCCCGAGTACGTCGTCGGCCGCTGGTGGGAAAACCTGCTGCACAACCAGAGCTCCCTGCGGCTCAAGGGCCGGCTGCTGTTCGAGCCCGGGATCATGGTCGTCAGCGTGCCCTGGCAGCTGCGGTCCACCTACCGCCGCGACCTGCAACGCGTCCGCCCCCTGCCGGGCGACATCCGCCGTGGCATCACCCCGCGGAGGTAG